CCGCCAAATAAATACGTTTCGTATCTTCCAGACgctgggtcctgagatctgtAAGGGCGAACTTCCCTGGGACCCGCAAAGCTTTGTTCCGTCATGACAGGAAATCTGTTGTTTCGAAGAGCTTGCGAGCGCAATGGCGTCAAATTTCCTCCCGAGCGCATCTCCTGCAGGGGGACTTGCCCTCCACTTTGTTCACAAAAGTTGTCTTCCGGGTTAAAATAATACACTGATGTCCCTGATCCTATTATGTGTACCTGCCTGGATCCCTGATACAAAGCAATTGGACGGTCAACCACTTCTCTCTCAATTCTTTGGTTATTAGAACGCTGGAACCGTACATGTTGAAAATCTTGCGCAGGAAACGGAGATATTCTCTCCGCATGGTTTGATAGTTGATCGCGGAGACCTGTTTGAGAATAATCCGGGTTTCTGTAAAACGGGCGCTCGGATTTTCCCTGGTGAAATCCCTGTTGCCTTTCGGAGTAAACTACTCCTTCGGGGTCACAGTAGGGCGGTGGGAGGTCAACGCCAGGGGCGTCGTCTCGGCGATGATTTCCAAGTCTTCCTTCCGAAAAGACAACTTCCTCGGTTTTTGACGAATCGAGAGATGATGAATTCTGCAAATTTTTGGATTTATCCACCCCATTACACAGGAAGTGAGAGCCCCTTTCATTTTCGCACTCTGCAAGAAATGGGCAAAGTGGACTAAACAGTTTGTGTTCTTTCCATGGGTTATCACCAGTCTTCCATTGTCGAAGATGCAAATCACATTTGAAGCACACCACACGGTCATCAACTCCAGTAGAATAAAATCCAGCTTTAGCTAATTCCAGTGGTTCGACTGGATTGTCCCGAGGCCATCTTGAAAACGTATCCAATCTTTTCTGAACGCTGTCATGTTCAATCATGTGGTTTATCATATCTTTAGTTGCTACAGTTTTGATATGATCGGCATCCTGATGATCAAAGCCGTTAAAACTGTCGCTCGTACGGCTGTCCTCGctgaaaaaagaattgaacGAAGCTGTGTTTTGCAAATCCGACTGTTCTTCAGCCAGAGATGGCAAATCGTTATCTACATGTTCTTCCGACATTTTGGAGATTAAAGTCTTCCAAAGCAACGAAGAAAGCGACAAAAGACAAAGTTCCTTTATACAAATATTATCCAGTGCTTGTTATATTCGACGATATTCGACGACGGCGAAGTCTTCAGGTATGAACGTGATGATCAATTCTTGCTCCTTGATTTTCGCCGTGTTCCGATTAGATTGAGACACCATACACGACTTAAGCCACTGTTATTTAAAATTGAACTCTTACGGCAGCAAGTTTCCCTTAATTTGCTCGCAAACTTCGAACACATAAAGCTCATCGTCCAATCTTCAACTTCCGCTGTAAATCGAAACGAGCGAGTTCccgtttatttttaaacatcCAGTCAGTGGTTTCCATGACAAAGCCATGCTTACGCATGATCGCTCTATAGCTGAGGGAACTGGTGCCAACTACGCCTGTCGTCATTGggagaaaacaaacatggcgtcgGAACAGAAGTCATCCGAGCGAGTTTCCGAAGAGAAAGCGGAGAATAAAAAGCACCGGGGTATACCCGAAGCGCTTTTTCTGGTGAGGCTTACGTTTTCAGGGATAGGAATTTTAACTCTTCCTCATATATCCCCAGCAGTACATTCTAAATTTGATAAGATGACAATCCATCTTCTTTGAAAAGTACCTCAGACTTCctagtttttgttgtttctaaaTTGTGTCATTGTTACGATTGGTGGAATGTAGATACAGCCATGAAGATTCTTattggttttgtttggtttgtaGGAGGATGTTGACGAATTCATGAAAAAGGGCGGCCATGATGCTGCTGAGTCAGTACTCAAAGAATTGGATGAAAACCACCAGAAGTATAAATTTATGGAATTGAATTtgctttcaagaaaaaaaaggcaagcTGCTGTtattatttaatgttttttttttttttaaataagcaCAACAGTTTTCGTTCCCAGAGCTGTATGATCAATGTTGATGCTGTCAAGAAATTAGAGACATTTGTATGGATTTTGAACCATGTCTAAAGGTCCATACCTTGATCTCAGTTCAACACTAAGGCATCAGACTTGGTCAAATGATCCAACTCAACATGATCTTTTGTGTGGTGGTTTCTTATTATCGATTGGTTCCTTGCCCGACCTCAAAATGGCCTATAGGATATGCAAAGATTAAAAGTCAATCAATGATGTATTCATGAAATTCAAGCTGTAACAGTAATCAAGCCATTGCATGCTACTTCACTGATGTGCCATTTAATCACCTCTCAAGCCACAAGGGAAGTTTTCATATCACGAAAGGCTGGGAGAAGGCTGGCATAAGTGCTTTTGTGAGCAGTGAAGCGAGGCTTCCCCCAGAGTATCTGTTCAATGACTTAGAAGTGAAATATAGACCTCCATAAAATGTCTGTCAGAGCATGATAAGAACAAAGTTTTTCAGAGTGTAAATATAGATGTACCTTTTGGGTATTTTTACTGTGTAGTACCATGGATACAAAGTCATTATACTCTCTTATGTTTGCAATgacaatcttggttatcaactgaagatatgacaatcttggttatcaactgaagatatggtcatgggttcgaatcccgttgagtcacctgaatttttcaggttcatgagacaattgcttaaattgtccagcaagtgcgaggatcatatcttcagttgatttcaaacaccgcacttcatataacacttctttcaatCTGGTTATGTTTTTACAGTTCTGAGGTTAAAGCTacatatttaacagttattcttcgaggacgcgccggatatgagctgatatatataaccaacgaggccgtaggccgagttggttattatcagctcatatccggcaagtccgagaggaataactgttttagtaaattttcaagcaattctcttgatttcttcgggtgaaacctcctcaaatcgtgacattttctttaccaaaggtgccgcgaaaaaattttttccgacctccaaaatttcagcacaagaaatacgccatcagtttttccttatttggtcaaacttaacgataatggctcatatcatgggcttagggaaccaatcagaaagctggaaaatcattatcctgagctaaaaatttactaataaataatataaaaaaaatcccaaaattTTATAcactacaataataataattattattattctgatTTCCTATCAAACCTGCGAAATTAAATACTCATATGTGGCACTTGACTTTTCGTGAAATTTAGTGAGAACAAGGTACTTGAGGATTTTGAAATACCTTAATTTCcatattaaattatttgaattatTTAGAAGTTAAGCTTATGTACCACGATAAATGGATGAATCATTTTACATTTGCTGAAACCAGGGCCACAGAAGGTACCATCAGTATTGTTCCAAACAATACTAATGCCATATTTTCCATCTGATTGACCACATGCCACGTGTTCTTGATAGTAGTTAttgtcaagtaagctatgatcatcgcagttatgaacgcaatttaagcaattgagtatagaagcctgaaaaagtcaggacttcaacagggtttgaacccgtgacctcgcgatgcCGGTgtgacgctctaaccaactgagctatgaagccactgacgttggcagctggtcatttgtgagttctaatgagcccgttaagaatggatgtgaagtgatatatgaaatgtttagTAGTTATTGTCTAGATTGcaaattcatttcattggAAATGTTGCCAAACATTTGTACCTATCATGCGAAGGCAGATTTACAGTGTGGTGAAAGCTATTGCTTGTTTGTTCAATCTTCTAGTTTAGAAGCCTGGTACTAATCATTAAAATCTATTGTAAATTAAttatatattaattattattaattattagcATTACTTTTACCATTTGTATGGGATTGCAGGTTACAAATTCAAGTCCCCGATTTGAATTCAAGTTTAGAAATGGTCAAGTTATTGTCATCAAGGAAGGTATGGTCTAACTGGAAGATTTATGCCAGTTACTTTTTATCCCCCAGTTTTTTCACTTGTACTGTAGTTATGTAAAACCTGGATGTTTTGATAAGTACTGCAAAGTGTTCAATGATTTGTACTTTTCTCATTCACTTTAACATACAGTAGCTTGTGTGAGAAATGCAGGCAATGGAAGGATTAACTCAATTCCTCCAGTAGACATACATTCATGTAAACATCACCACTTATCCTGGCCTACCGTCCCCAAAATGTTAATGTTATACTTGTAGGTACTGCTTCCTGGCTTCTTTCAATAGTTCCTCAATTATTGGATGTGCATTTGTTTTCTCACAATTgaaggggtgcctggagaaaagccttaagtgacttctgataaatttccagattctccttccaaatttccttgtattcagttgtgaatgactaggagaatttgacattgcatcaaaagtcacttaaggccttattccacacaccccttcaattttatatatcaattaaaattaatgattggtattagttattatttattattattattactatcatcattaactattaattaatattaattattaatacacGCATTTCTGGACATGCGTGAAGAGGTCAGCATGCTGCTTGAGTCTCTTAACAAGACAATGCTTAAGTGTAGAGATGAACAGACTATATAACGGACAGTGTACTGCTTGTTTAGTAGATGTTCAGATTCACTTTACCCATAAAGCCAGatcattgtgattggttgtagAAGCAAGGATGGCACAGTCAGTTAGTGCGGCACCTTTGTGTAAGAGGTTCCAAATTTGATCCCTGGGTCTTACATCCTTCTTTCCGTTCTGTGTGGTTTAAATAGCTTTAATGGCCATAAAACAGAGCACTGATGGAGAGGGGGGAAGTAAAGTGAATGCACCGTCAACCTCTGGTTTGTCAGTTGTTACTGTTACGAGTTATCTACATTAAATGAAGTTGCTttacttgaattttttttcccaaatacTCGATAAGGTGTTGAACTAAACTTACCGAAATCACTATGGGCGACAAAATctgttattctttttctttgcaggACAGTTCTAAGCCACTGCAGAGCAGGTTTTTACTCTCTGATCAGCTTTACTGCACTGCTGATGTGCCACCAACAGAAAAAGTCATGCTTTGGCTTGGGGTaaagtattttttattttctgaagCATCTGAACGGTCCGGAATCATAAGTATACTACAGacactaatattattattatttttctcttatcattattgtttttttttttttttttttttttttttataatcaaACTACACTTGATGGTCTCCCAGGGATTTGCGGGGACAAGGGAACATTGGCAAAGTATTGAAGGGAGGAAGGGAACGTGAGCCTGTTTTTAGGGAACAGGGGAACACAACTTTACAAATAAGAGGATAAGAACAGGTTAAGCAAGTTTATTAAAAAGGGAATGAGTAAGGAGAACATGTGGGAACATGATAAACATCAGGCAATTTTggaagggaacaagggaatAAGGACCTCCCCCCTTTCCTGGGAGACCTTCACACTTGAACTGTCACAGGTTGTTGCTAGAAACAGGTGGCTTGCATTTCAGTTATACTTGATGAAATGCCACGACATCTGCCCGACATTCTGTCGGTCAAAATCTCACCCTAATGtgatttgtattttcttaGGGCACTTACCATTTTTATCAGAACTGGGgcccatttctcgaaagtcccaaaAATGTATGGGGCctgaaaagccatttgtaaaCCTTCCACCTGGTTATGCcataaagctggtcttttcatagacgctattcataaaataattaatggctgccaattcattattcttttgtccttgtgcaaattagcctaccaagcctcattgtcatgtgctaaattgaaaagaattcttgctctagggcgaggcttggtaggctaataattatttgcacaataacagaacaaaaataaaacagccgccatttatgaatagggtctatatgttgaaagcaaataaaaattaaagtaactgcaaagttttgtGCCTCAAGATCTCTTTGtgttgaagatacaaagagaattatgtcactcAAAATGTGCCCAAAAAGTTTCACaactttcaagaaacaggcccctgctAGGAGAGATAGGCCTGTCTACAACTGTAATGCATCAGCTTCTCACAAAGAGTCAGTGTGTCAGGATGTAGCTCTCTCTTTGGTAGCACTGATGCATTGCATTGGCAGACTAGCGATTCGGGTCGGCCAGTTCTGTCGAATGATAAGCACCCTTTGTCTGCTAACCCTGAAATAAGCACCACTGCAGCAGGGAAGAAAGCTCTCTGTTTGTTATTACCTAACCACAtactttctctttgttttaaggCAAATGTTATGTTAGAATACAGCATCGCAGAAGCAGAAGCCTTATTATCAAAAAATCTAAAAGCTGCTCAAAAAAACTTGGCAGAAATTGAAGAGGATCTGGGATTCCTTAGAGACCAATACACAACAACTGAAGTCAGTATCCTTTTTGTGTGAGGAAGAGATTTCATTTACCTGTTAATTTGAGTCAAACGTGGAACAGATTGTCTGGGGAACAGGTACAGTATGGTACTTTGGTGAATGCACTTGCCTTCTCCCTAATAGGGAGTGGAAGAAGCCACAACAGCTGCTCCAATGAAAATGTGGCATTAAAATCGAGCTTTGGCTTTGTGTGTttttccatgttggtcacatGGTACATAATAGGCAACATGTACTTTCATTTGCTTGTAATGAATGGTTTGCAGgtaaaggcagagaatgaaagatttactgctgcgggctcgTAATGTTGCCAGAATGTCAAATATGAAACTCTCACATTATCATTTGGCAgagcgcaaaaaaaaatttgcaccaaaaagcatGCTTCTCATGCAACCATTATGATTTTTCCTGATTCACCCAATCATATCAGTGATTTGTGGCATTGTCATTTCTTAAAGTCCCTAGTTCCATTCCAACACATGGTGTCACTTTGAGTTTAATCATCAGATCTGCCATCTCAACTGCAATTTTTGCTGGAATCTCTAATTTTCTGTGAGAAATCAAAGAGTGGCCAAATTAAAATGCCATTGTACAAGCAGCAGTTTTCTTGTGGTGCAggtattttgtccattttttcaTCTCTCACCAGTGACTACTCGTGGTCTATTAGTTCACCTTTTGCATTTGAGTTTTCTTGCAAGTACTCCAGTTTATCAtatagatactgatgaaataccACGATTTCTCCTTTTACTGAAAAATCATGTCTTCACTGTGCGAAGTGaagatactatttttatctttcatgTGTGAGAATATTGGTGAGGCCATGGTGACCAACATAATTAGCCAATTGCAATAGAGCTTATCGCCCAGGCGGTcggttgatttgaaatttctttcacaaaatgGCCTCAAAGTGTGTGAAGACGCTAGAGTTAtagaatttttctcttctttattagaattttgactttttccaacagaaaatgtaaatattattttctttatttctcctttATAACTTTATATCCGAGTTTCATAACATTTCTTTGACAGGCATTTTGCAATAGATGACCACTGTctcaaaaatgaataaaaaacgaaaaatttgTATCCCCGCACggccatgtaatatcctccATTTCATCAATAGAGTCCAATTAAGTAATTTGAGTTACTGTTGGTGTGAGTGAGCCATTTTGTATTCAACATACAGTAGTAAACAATAACAGATCAGCACTTTGGCTGTGGTTGTGAAGGAAGCTAGTcatggaagaaaaataatatcaaattcatgtattttgtAAGTGACTAAAGAATCCAGTAATACTATTTATTAGAGACAGACACTTGAAGACCAAACCATGGAGCAATATAAAATTATGTTGTAATCCTTACTGAATGAGTGTTTGATTTATGTTCTCTCTAGTGCTTGAAATTGAGAATGTTTGGAGGTTGCACTCAGGCAACTTGAGATGACATTTTAgttctacaaaaaaaatagccaagtcTCATTTTAACTTATTTGTTGGGGAAAAAACGTCTGGTCTTTCATTTGCCAAGGGAACTTGTCctgattaattttttcatatcAAAACAGAAAGCATCTTTAGTGGTTGCAATTTCTAGCCCTGTTCTCCTTAACTTGTGTCCAGACATGGCAAGAGTTTACAACTGGGAAGTAAAGAAAAGACAAGCACTGAAAgctcaaactgaaaaataataatataattaaaaatattgtggTGGTTTCTTTATTAATATCTAGGCATGATTTGTTGTATTGAATTTtatccgttttttttttttttacaataaatttGTGAAACAACCAGGATGATTTTTATTTGAcgaaattttgatttgtttggcGTACACTGTTGTATTGCCATTCTCCCGTGAACTTATTTTCCAGatttaaaaagataaatttCCAGTACagtttaacaaaaataatgtcatGTTCAAGCAGGAAATTAACTGCATAGGTAGCCATCAACTGACTATGGCAGTAACATTTGATTTTATGGTTAGATCTCAAGTGGACAAAATATCAcaataattcataattcttTTTGTTGGTTGTGTTTTTAACATACACTATGGAATTTCAGTACTTTGGTTGACACGTTGCAAACACCACACGGGggagggaaagaaaaaaggaggcAGTCAAATTACTGAAAGAAACAAGTCAGCGAAGTATTGAAAGTTTGTTGGCTAAAGTATGCCTTTACTGCAGGGCTATACATCATATTAGTATCGTCATGTTGTGTGCTGTCCTCTTGGGGTCCCTTCAGAGGTGATGAAGCTAGTGAAACAAGTACAGAAGAATCCCAACTGACAGGAGACAGATCAGTTGGCTACATAGTCGTGAGCACAGGTGAGCAGTTcatataggtaatcacatgatttcgagttcaatttggaataaataagcacaagtAACTTTTtcagactaacaaaattgctcAAGCCCATAGggtgagtgcaatttggggtctttgaaaaatttacaagtgcttaatTATTCCAAATTCCACAAggaaaatcatgtgattacttgctaataatatacatgaaaaattttcaagatgGTCAAGCAGAACAAACGCACACGTATCACGCAAtcggaaaaattgcgccatctaGAGCGTgtgcttgatttgaaagcaaaagatttgattggccatctgtgagtttctttgatcattgaccaatcagaatgcttggtttgttacctctttttgcactgaattaactcttttctgcactgtttaaaaaaaaaactgtactgatattaaccaatcagaatggagaaattttttcatgtatattattaaactAGAAACAATTCCATTCACAAGTCAGATCGGGATGTAAGTGCAAGATCATTAGTTTTCTGGTCTGGTTCTCTCACCACTTAACTGCTCGGTTGATTTTGATGACTCATGTCTTGGGTATCCTGTGATTGCTTgattccaatttaagcaacagTACACAATCCtgtgggattttttttttttcactctatgactttattttcactttcattaaaaacatgtacTTGCTCCAATTCAATTTATTCCAATAGCAGGCAAAGTAATTTCCTTCAACAAACTACACAAAATTACACTTACTGTAGAATTTCTTCTAACTTTAACCAATTTGTATGCTCTCACAAAGAGCACTCTTTACAAGTTATTAACCACAAGCTTACTGTTGAAACTGATGTTACCATTAGAGGTGCGTAAATTTTGCagattgaaatattttgttttgagtttgcaatatgaataaaaaaactaaaaatttgcTCTTAGGGAGCTGAAACAAGGTTTAGAtcaagaagaaaagcaaaaaccagCTGGGTTTTCCAACAAAAAACCATATTGCACCCCAGCACTGGAATGGATTAGATATCTCAGAATGTGAAGACATAATTTTGACTTATTTTAAGTCATTCTTCTTTGAACATCAACCCATGTACGTTTTCAGTGTGTTCCAAGAATTTTGGTgatggaaaaataaaagtgCATAAATTCTTGCAATTATTGgccataaaaataaaaaaatagtgaTTATTACTGATTAGTCACTTATTAAAAATACTTTGATTCAGATATTTCAATACAAAAATGCTTTCAAAATTCATAAATTCCATGCTCCTACATCGATCTTTCTCTACATATAACAAAAGAAGTCCTCTTAAAAAGGGAAATGGAAAACTATCTTTTTGCTCATCAGTAAGTTACTAAAAGTATCAACAATAAGCTTTGTGGTTTATTTACATACCTACAAAAATGATATAAGATGGTTTTGCAATGCAAAATGATAGCCAACATCAAGAAAAGCTGATATaaaaggctaaaaaaaaattcatatttcATGTAAGACATTATTTATGATACATTCATGGGTTCTATTAGGTTCAAAACCAACAAATTACCTATTATCAGGCAAGGTTCCTAAAATTGGACCTCATTGTACAAGAAATTTTAATATGGATGATACATCTACCCCTCAAAGTTCTTTTGACTTAGTAGACAAAGGCATATCATGGTTATAAGAAATGAAGTATAATAATTGAAGTTGATTCTTAACACTTCAACCCTGGTTAATTAAGACATAAAAAATTGGAACAGTAACTCTTGTCCCATGCATAAAATTCCACATTTAAATGGCACTGATTGGGTCCCATCCATGATTATACCAATCCACAGGCAAGGCTGTGTGAAACAAAGATATTGTTGCTAGTCGACATTCCAATTTAGTATAAAGCAAATGAGTGAGTGATGTTTTTCCTAGACACTTCTTGGCCAGCCCAGATGTGATTGGTATCATTAACTATTCATCTCTGTGGAGCTTCTTGCAGTTGTAACTGTTTTGTACGataaaattctcttttttaGTCTATACTAAACACTTTCATGGACACCAAGGTGAAATATCTACCATTTCACCTTGCAGTCTGAACGTGGATCTTTAACTTCCCACTTCCTAGGTTGCTAACATTTATATCCCCCACCATTCACTTCCACTGTGTTGAATATGTGGGGCAATAACCCACATTCATTCAATGTCAAAAGTAAGACAATTCTATGTAACAATATTGAATGTCTTTGTACCAGGACCAAGGACATGGAACAAAaccttatttttcttcttttttttttttggtgctgAATTGTCTCTTGACAGTTGTGAAACACAGCAATTGAGAAAACTGCTTTTCGGTAGTTGACTGCAGCTTTCAAGCCAAAGTTTCAGTGCCTTGAATGTGGGCTATTGAATCTTGCAAATTACAGTAATATGTCTAATACTGAAGACTATATCTCATTAATTGCAAAGCTAtggaaattaactttttatgCTGCAGGACATtctacaaataaaaaatgtccCATAAGACAACCATATACTTCTACAAAAATGTCTAGTTccaaaaaatgacattttacCCTAAATActaaattgcaaatttatggTGTTTGTAAACTTGGCTTAACATTAACATATTTTTGTTGGTACATGTTACTTTCCACAAAACCAGTTCATGAAAGGTTTGACCTTTATATCATTGTAATTCAGCCTTTATCAACtaatatggaaaaaaaaaatcaacattaaCAGAAAGTTTCACATTAACAGCACCAGCATTTTTTATAAGCTAACCTCAAATTTTTTGCATGAGTCTGTGATGCACTTCTACCTCACATCTCAATATTATTGcctaagaaagaaataaactgaCACTATTTAAGCTCAAGAGTTCTCAGAATGGCCTGAGAAAATCCTCTTGCATTGCACACCCACAGTAACCCAaccaatgataattattataattaactTTCTTAATAAAATAAACCTAGCATTCAAATCCAACCAACAATGATTGTAATTTGTACTGTTGCCCTTCAACTAAGAATGCTGTTGTggttttcatgaaaataaGTTTTGTCCAGGAGTGCAAGTAATGCAAACTGAAATatgcatgcatctaattattAGATGCAAGCATATTTCAGTTTGCATCACTGTTCCCTCACTCTTTGTCGCAACTGCAACATTGCTTGTGGTGAGGAACAGACAATAAAGATCATGAAGTGTCTTCATAACTGTACttcacaagaagacaaaacatTAAACCTACTCCTATTCTGGACAGCAAAAGAACACATGAACTAAACCAGTTCAACCACCATTCCGCTTGAATATAACTGCCAATTTGATTAAACCTCAATAAAAAACAAGGAGTAACATCATTTGTATAAAATTGTTAAGATAAGCTTGACGCCTCAATTAAAATtatgtttaaaaaataatacagcAAAATGCCTTtagttaaaagcaaaaaacaaatctTTACCTATGcattaccaaaaaaaaatacaaagaattGAAGGTTGCGTTTTACAGGACCCTATTTCTTTAAGAAAAACATCTTATTCTAAAATTCTGTTTGTACACATACTTATCTACAGGTAAATAACTAACAAATGGATGAAACATACTTAAAGTCTGAGGGGAAGAGGAAAAACAGCCTCAAAGGCAAAGAACTGTTGGCATGTTTTATCACAATATCACAGGATATCAAAAAGAATATTACCCATGATATCAGTCTGATATTACCCATACATTTGAAAGTGttgactaataataattattattgtcctAATCTTCCAACATGTGTTGTGTTAAAGTATCAAGATTTGTTTCATCAGAATACTTATCCAGTAAAGCCAACACCTTTTCCACATCATCTGGAAAAATTTCACAAAGCTTCTCATATGCTTCTATTCTAAGcctttctttgtctttgt
This sequence is a window from Acropora palmata chromosome 6, jaAcrPala1.3, whole genome shotgun sequence. Protein-coding genes within it:
- the LOC141883305 gene encoding prefoldin subunit 3-like, yielding MASEQKSSERVSEEKAENKKHRGIPEALFLEDVDEFMKKGGHDAAESVLKELDENHQKYKFMELNLLSRKKRLQIQVPDLNSSLEMVKLLSSRKDSSKPLQSRFLLSDQLYCTADVPPTEKVMLWLGANVMLEYSIAEAEALLSKNLKAAQKNLAEIEEDLGFLRDQYTTTEVNMARVYNWEVKKRQALKAQTEK